Proteins encoded in a region of the Inquilinus sp. KBS0705 genome:
- a CDS encoding DUF1211 domain-containing protein: protein MDIKEEEEFKKEFQLERVVLFTDAVFAIILTIMVLEIKLPEGMRHAAEDQVREAFKEVLLKFLAYVISFGLVARFWATHLRIFKFLKDYDSNLVKLNLVFLFCVSLFPFAISLISGNISQKLPEYAWGWTVYTIVVYSSFLTQALLCRYLLKHKETLCLRSAQMETDFKWKIQQLNMVLLPIVIGCTVIFSYFGVPNNYMIIPVVIYGVTIGRLSKKWYPKKDNGPLLAKLFKAIKKKPVPPKLES, encoded by the coding sequence ATGGATATAAAAGAAGAGGAAGAATTTAAGAAAGAGTTTCAGTTAGAACGGGTAGTGCTGTTCACTGATGCCGTTTTTGCCATTATACTTACCATAATGGTATTGGAAATTAAGCTCCCGGAGGGTATGCGTCATGCTGCCGAAGACCAGGTTAGGGAAGCATTTAAAGAAGTGCTTTTAAAATTTTTAGCTTATGTAATATCTTTTGGTTTGGTTGCCCGCTTTTGGGCTACCCATCTGCGTATTTTCAAATTTCTGAAGGATTACGACAGCAACCTTGTTAAACTAAATCTGGTGTTTTTATTTTGCGTATCCCTTTTTCCTTTCGCTATTTCGTTAATATCGGGCAACATCAGTCAAAAATTACCCGAGTATGCATGGGGATGGACAGTGTATACCATTGTTGTTTATTCCAGTTTTTTAACACAAGCATTATTATGCCGATATCTGTTAAAACATAAAGAAACACTATGCCTTAGATCGGCCCAAATGGAAACTGACTTTAAATGGAAGATACAGCAATTAAACATGGTTTTGCTACCCATTGTTATCGGCTGCACTGTAATCTTTAGTTATTTTGGCGTCCCCAACAATTACATGATCATACCGGTAGTTATATACGGTGTAACCATCGGCCGATTATCAAAAAAATGGTATCCAAAGAAAGATAATGGGCCGCTTTTGGCAAAGTTATTTAAAGCAATAAAGAAAAAACCGGTACCACCTAAACTCGAATCATAA
- a CDS encoding glycoside hydrolase, whose amino-acid sequence MINRYLRLCLILLVIFLSACHSKKYTVRGPNGQAVAIKRPYEIEKPKREIAEKYAEIMGVKRSDIKNGKLYSFIDDWYGTPYRFGGLNKDGVDCSGLVVALQSEVFNTTLPRTCAMQVSVIKRKYEEDLKEGDLVFFDFDGKEFSHVGVYLQNGYIVHASTRKGVIIVRLHDNGIYQYFSRGGSIMDTTSAQSN is encoded by the coding sequence ATGATAAACCGCTACCTACGGCTTTGCCTTATCTTATTAGTCATTTTTCTTTCGGCCTGCCATTCTAAAAAGTATACGGTGCGTGGCCCGAATGGTCAGGCAGTAGCTATAAAGCGCCCCTATGAAATAGAGAAACCAAAAAGAGAAATTGCCGAAAAATACGCCGAGATAATGGGCGTGAAGCGTAGTGATATTAAAAACGGAAAGCTTTATAGTTTTATCGACGATTGGTACGGCACACCCTACCGCTTTGGCGGCCTTAATAAGGATGGGGTAGATTGCTCGGGCCTGGTAGTGGCGCTGCAATCAGAAGTGTTTAATACTACGTTACCCCGTACCTGTGCAATGCAGGTAAGTGTGATAAAGCGGAAATATGAAGAAGACCTGAAAGAGGGTGACCTGGTATTCTTTGACTTTGACGGGAAAGAATTTAGCCATGTGGGGGTATACCTGCAAAACGGCTACATAGTACATGCCAGCACGCGTAAGGGCGTTATTATAGTGCGCCTGCACGATAATGGCATCTATCAATATTTTTCGCGTGGCGGCAGCATAATGGATACCACATCCGCCCAAAGCAACTAA
- the mutS gene encoding DNA mismatch repair protein MutS — protein MAKTETKETPLMQQYNAIKTKYPGALLLFRVGDFYETFGADAIKAAGILGITLTRRANGAATHIELAGFPHHSLDTYLPKLVRAGQRVAICDQLEDPKTTKTIVKRGVTELVTPGVATSDNILQQKSNNYLASLYFEKNSIGIALIDISTGEFLTAQGNTGYIDKLLQGYAPSEVIFPKSRQGDFKDTYGDRFYTYTLDEWPYSGDYATETLLKHFGVKSLKGFGIDKLNLGIVAAGVALHYLNETEHRNLQHISAISRIEEDRYLWLDRFSIRNLELVGSANENALTLVDVLDHTCSPMGARMLRRWIVMPLKEIKPIKDRLGVVEYLIANEELRETLQSQIRQIGDLERLISKIGLQKANPREVCQLKKALIAIDAIKKLTEASDSEPLKAIGEQLNPCTSISEKIARELHPEPPVMMVKGSVMNEGINEELDRLRKIAFGGKGYLLEIQKREAEATGIPSLKVSFNNVFGYYLEVTHSHRDKVPTEWIRKQTLVNAERYITPELKEYEEQILGAEEKILVLETKLYNDLLYALAEYIKPIQLNATLIARLDVLLNFADISIKNYYVKPDVNDSRTLDIKGGRHPVIEKNLPLGEEYITNDVFLDSDSQQIIIITGPNMAGKSALLRQTGLIVLMAQMGCFVPAKAASIGLVDKIFTRVGASDNLSSGESTFMVEMNETASILNNLSDRSLILLDEIGRGTSTYDGISIAWAIAEYLHNHPAAKAKTLFATHYHELNELSNSFNRIKNYNVSVKEVGQQIIFLRKLVPGGSEHSFGIHVAKLAGMPQKVLNRANEILKKLENERTGGEHIKESIRKVQKQAVQMQMFSIDDPVLVKIRDTLNNLDVNTLTPVEALMKLDEIQRVIKG, from the coding sequence TTGGCCAAAACCGAAACCAAAGAGACTCCATTAATGCAGCAGTATAATGCTATTAAAACAAAGTATCCGGGTGCTTTGCTGCTGTTTCGTGTAGGCGATTTTTATGAAACCTTTGGCGCGGATGCTATAAAAGCTGCCGGTATTTTAGGCATAACACTAACCCGTCGTGCCAATGGTGCCGCCACACATATCGAACTGGCCGGCTTTCCGCATCATTCGTTGGATACTTATTTACCAAAATTGGTTCGTGCCGGGCAGCGGGTAGCCATATGCGACCAACTGGAAGACCCTAAAACCACTAAAACCATTGTAAAACGTGGCGTAACAGAATTGGTTACGCCCGGTGTGGCCACCAGCGATAACATATTACAGCAAAAAAGTAATAATTACCTGGCATCGCTTTACTTTGAAAAGAATAGCATAGGCATTGCATTAATAGATATATCTACCGGGGAATTTTTAACCGCACAAGGCAATACAGGCTATATAGACAAGCTTTTGCAAGGTTATGCACCAAGCGAGGTAATATTCCCGAAAAGCCGCCAGGGCGACTTTAAAGACACCTACGGCGACCGCTTTTATACTTATACGCTTGATGAATGGCCCTACAGCGGCGACTATGCTACCGAAACTTTGTTAAAGCACTTCGGGGTAAAATCGTTAAAGGGCTTTGGTATAGATAAACTAAATTTAGGCATAGTAGCCGCTGGCGTTGCGCTGCATTACCTTAACGAGACCGAACACCGTAATTTGCAGCATATATCTGCCATAAGCAGGATAGAAGAAGACAGGTACTTATGGCTTGATAGGTTTAGTATCCGTAACCTGGAGTTGGTAGGGTCGGCTAACGAGAATGCGCTGACTCTGGTTGATGTATTGGATCATACTTGTTCGCCAATGGGGGCACGTATGCTGCGCCGGTGGATTGTGATGCCCTTAAAGGAGATCAAGCCTATTAAAGACAGGTTAGGCGTGGTTGAATACTTGATAGCTAATGAAGAACTACGTGAGACCTTGCAAAGCCAGATACGCCAGATAGGTGATCTGGAGAGGCTGATATCGAAAATTGGTTTGCAAAAGGCCAATCCGCGCGAAGTTTGTCAGCTTAAAAAAGCATTAATTGCTATTGATGCTATTAAAAAGCTAACCGAAGCATCAGACAGCGAACCGCTTAAAGCAATAGGCGAACAGTTAAATCCATGTACATCTATCAGCGAAAAAATTGCTCGCGAATTGCACCCCGAGCCACCTGTAATGATGGTAAAGGGATCAGTAATGAACGAGGGTATAAACGAAGAGCTGGACAGGTTACGCAAAATAGCATTTGGTGGTAAAGGGTACTTGTTAGAGATTCAAAAACGCGAGGCTGAAGCAACCGGTATACCATCGCTTAAGGTATCGTTTAACAATGTATTTGGTTATTATTTAGAGGTGACACACAGCCACCGCGATAAGGTGCCTACGGAATGGATACGCAAGCAAACACTGGTAAACGCCGAGCGTTATATCACCCCCGAACTAAAAGAATACGAGGAGCAGATATTAGGCGCGGAGGAAAAGATATTAGTACTGGAAACCAAATTATACAACGACCTGCTTTACGCGCTTGCCGAATATATTAAACCTATACAACTAAACGCTACACTAATAGCCCGCCTGGATGTATTGCTGAACTTTGCAGATATATCTATCAAAAACTATTATGTAAAACCTGATGTGAACGACAGTCGTACGCTGGACATAAAGGGAGGCCGCCACCCGGTGATAGAAAAAAACCTGCCGCTTGGCGAAGAATACATTACTAATGATGTTTTCCTTGATTCAGATTCGCAGCAGATAATTATTATAACAGGGCCAAACATGGCTGGTAAATCGGCTTTGTTAAGGCAAACCGGCCTTATTGTACTTATGGCCCAGATGGGTTGTTTTGTACCTGCTAAGGCAGCTTCGATTGGTTTGGTTGATAAGATATTTACCAGGGTAGGCGCATCGGATAACCTATCGTCGGGCGAATCGACCTTTATGGTGGAGATGAACGAGACGGCCAGTATACTAAACAACCTAAGTGACAGAAGTTTAATATTACTGGATGAAATAGGGCGCGGTACATCTACCTACGATGGTATATCAATAGCCTGGGCCATTGCCGAATACCTGCATAACCACCCTGCAGCCAAAGCCAAAACACTATTTGCAACACATTACCATGAGTTAAATGAGTTAAGTAATTCATTTAATCGCATAAAAAACTATAATGTATCTGTAAAAGAAGTAGGTCAGCAGATCATCTTTTTACGCAAGCTTGTACCTGGCGGCAGCGAGCACAGCTTTGGTATACATGTAGCTAAATTAGCCGGTATGCCGCAAAAGGTGCTTAACCGTGCCAACGAGATACTAAAGAAGTTGGAAAATGAACGTACGGGTGGCGAACATATAAAAGAGAGCATCCGAAAGGTGCAAAAGCAGGCTGTACAAATGCAAATGTTTTCAATAGACGACCCTGTTTTGGTGAAGATACGTGATACGCTGAACAACCTTGATGTAAATACCCTGACACCAGTTGAGGCCTTAATGAAGCTGGACGAGATACAGCGGGTGATAAAAGGGTAG
- a CDS encoding DUF817 family protein: MKTFFRHFFIFTVQQALSCIFPVLVFSMLALSHLFTGIIPRYDFMLLACLFIQVAMFYGGLETKDEVLVICIFHLLGLMMELFKVHIGSWAYPEFAYTKFAGVPLYSGFMYASVASYMCQAWRRFNLNLVNWPGHWAARICGALIYLNFFTNHFIWDVRYLIGLVIIFFFRKSTVEFHIQRTTYRMPVILSFLLIGFFIWLAENVATKLGAWKYAYQHKTWAMVDYQKISSWGFLVIVSFIIIAELKLLKDNIDEKQH, encoded by the coding sequence CTGAAAACCTTTTTCCGTCATTTTTTTATTTTCACCGTTCAGCAAGCCTTGTCGTGCATATTCCCTGTATTGGTGTTTAGCATGCTGGCCCTGTCGCATTTGTTTACTGGGATAATACCCCGATACGATTTTATGTTGCTTGCCTGCCTGTTTATACAGGTAGCCATGTTTTACGGTGGATTAGAGACTAAAGACGAAGTATTGGTTATCTGCATCTTCCACCTATTAGGTTTAATGATGGAGCTTTTTAAGGTACACATAGGCTCGTGGGCCTACCCTGAGTTTGCCTACACAAAATTTGCAGGTGTGCCCTTATACAGCGGCTTTATGTATGCCAGTGTGGCCAGCTACATGTGCCAGGCCTGGCGACGGTTTAACCTTAACCTGGTTAACTGGCCGGGGCATTGGGCGGCACGCATATGCGGCGCTTTGATATACCTTAACTTTTTTACCAACCATTTTATTTGGGATGTGCGCTACCTTATTGGTTTGGTTATCATTTTCTTTTTCCGCAAGTCAACTGTCGAATTTCATATTCAACGGACAACCTATCGTATGCCGGTTATACTATCGTTCTTGCTCATCGGCTTTTTTATTTGGCTGGCCGAAAACGTGGCTACCAAGCTTGGCGCCTGGAAATACGCCTATCAGCATAAAACATGGGCTATGGTCGATTATCAAAAGATAAGCTCCTGGGGCTTTTTGGTCATCGTAAGCTTTATTATCATAGCCGAGTTGAAATTATTAAAGGATAATATCGACGAAAAACAACATTAA
- a CDS encoding alpha/beta fold hydrolase, with protein MKKLLLGLSICAIAALNACKSPAPASASLSETPIGTYLKDTTSGVKNGGITMVQINTPKGKFNVWTKKIGNNPKMKLLLLNGGPGATHEYFECMESFLPAEGIEIIYYDQLGCGNSDNPKDTSMWSLPRYVEEVEQVRQALKLDKDNFYLLGHSWGGILAAEYAFKYQDHIKGLIISNMMMSCPDYGKYADEVLAKQFDPKILARIRAIEAKGDFANPEYMQLLMPNFYAKHICRFPIDKWPEPINRSFAKMNQSLYVTMQGPSEFGISGKLEKWNRVPDLPKLSVPMLSIGGEYDTMDPKHMKMIAGKVQNGSYLYCANGSHMSMWDDQQTYMAGLIKFIKGVDSGEKKVAL; from the coding sequence ATGAAAAAATTATTACTTGGTCTATCTATCTGCGCAATCGCGGCTTTAAACGCCTGCAAGTCGCCTGCACCGGCCTCCGCTTCGTTAAGTGAAACACCTATTGGTACTTACTTAAAAGATACTACCTCCGGAGTGAAAAATGGTGGTATCACGATGGTGCAAATAAACACCCCGAAAGGCAAGTTTAACGTGTGGACCAAAAAAATAGGCAACAACCCCAAAATGAAGTTATTGCTGCTAAATGGTGGACCCGGTGCCACGCACGAATACTTTGAGTGTATGGAAAGCTTTTTACCCGCCGAAGGTATCGAGATCATCTATTACGACCAATTAGGTTGCGGTAACTCTGATAACCCTAAAGATACATCAATGTGGAGTCTGCCCCGTTATGTAGAAGAAGTAGAACAGGTTCGCCAGGCACTTAAGCTGGATAAGGACAACTTTTACTTACTGGGCCACTCGTGGGGTGGTATTTTAGCAGCCGAATATGCCTTTAAATACCAGGACCATATAAAAGGCCTTATTATATCAAACATGATGATGAGCTGCCCCGATTATGGCAAATATGCCGATGAGGTGTTAGCTAAGCAATTCGACCCTAAAATATTGGCACGCATACGCGCTATTGAGGCTAAAGGCGATTTTGCTAACCCGGAATACATGCAATTGCTGATGCCAAATTTTTATGCTAAACACATCTGCCGTTTCCCGATAGACAAATGGCCCGAGCCAATAAACCGCTCTTTTGCTAAAATGAACCAATCGTTATATGTAACCATGCAAGGCCCAAGCGAGTTTGGCATATCGGGTAAGCTGGAAAAATGGAACCGCGTGCCCGACCTGCCTAAATTAAGCGTACCCATGCTAAGCATAGGCGGCGAGTATGATACTATGGACCCCAAGCACATGAAAATGATAGCCGGCAAAGTTCAAAACGGCAGTTATCTTTATTGCGCCAATGGCAGCCACATGAGCATGTGGGACGACCAACAAACCTACATGGCAGGACTAATAAAATTTATTAAAGGTGTTGACAGTGGAGAAAAGAAAGTAGCGTTGTAA
- a CDS encoding cytochrome C biogenesis protein: protein MDIAYKGEHLLPGQLGQFFIVLALGSALFSFICYFFASRETALKGDNSWLHMGRIGYWLNTVSILGMGTCLFYLIYNHYFEYHYAWSYTSRSLPVYYIVSGFWNGQEGAFLLWMFWQAVLGNILIWKAKSWEKPVMTTVALSQVILCSMILGVQIGAAHIGSSPFLLLRNAMEAPIFQRADYLDFIKDGRGMNPSLQNYWMIIHPPVLFLGISSLVIPFAYAVAGLWQRRYQDWVKPAIPYALFACMVLGTGVIMGAFWAYESLNFGGFWAWDPVENASIFAWLVLVAAVHVLIVFKNTGHSYFTATLLTLLSFVLVWYSSFLARSGVLGDSSVHAFTDLGLFWQLVIGVMVFLVITVYLLVSRWKELPITKKDEETYSREFWMFVGAVFMGLSCFHLIIVTSIPVWNLMFGTKFAPPVDPVKHYNVIQASFAVVVTLLTGFTQFLKYKKTDVTRFFITTIIYLVFAALITALIAFGTGVYKLHFVFILVMLCSVYSVVANAKVLADAMKGKFKLAGSAIAHIGFGLMLVGALISAGTKRVISENLTGEQYSEDFAKTENPKENILLYKNEPLKMGDYSVTFTGDTIEGLNHYFNINYTRLDAKGNKTEEFNLRPNVIVAGDAGLSSSPDTKHYLLHDLYTHVTMTNIISNDPKAAEEQQHGANTDDSDYDAPVAHQIAIGDTIPYRDGIIVLKRLNKNAKIQDIPLTQNDIAIGAQIEVITHGKTYKAEPVYLIKGKSVYDFGKKVEDAGLKLSFTKIIPGKTPGEGKVEITVYTQPESKKKFIVMKAIEFPYINFLWAGTIIMVIGFFISILRRNKELKTV, encoded by the coding sequence ATGGATATAGCTTACAAAGGCGAACACCTCTTACCGGGGCAGTTGGGCCAGTTTTTTATCGTTCTTGCCTTAGGTTCAGCACTATTCTCGTTCATTTGTTACTTTTTTGCAAGCCGCGAAACAGCCCTTAAAGGCGATAATTCGTGGTTGCACATGGGCCGCATAGGGTACTGGTTAAACACCGTATCAATATTAGGGATGGGTACTTGCCTGTTCTATCTTATTTACAATCACTATTTCGAGTACCATTACGCATGGTCGTACACCTCGCGTTCGTTACCTGTTTACTACATCGTATCGGGTTTTTGGAACGGGCAGGAAGGCGCGTTTTTGCTATGGATGTTTTGGCAGGCCGTATTGGGTAATATACTGATATGGAAGGCCAAATCGTGGGAAAAACCGGTTATGACCACCGTGGCACTATCGCAGGTTATACTGTGCAGCATGATTTTGGGCGTACAAATAGGTGCTGCCCACATAGGCAGCTCGCCGTTTTTACTGTTGCGTAACGCAATGGAAGCCCCCATATTTCAGCGTGCCGACTACCTTGACTTTATAAAGGATGGCCGCGGTATGAACCCATCGCTGCAAAACTACTGGATGATCATTCACCCGCCGGTTTTGTTTTTGGGTATATCCTCTCTGGTTATTCCGTTTGCTTATGCTGTAGCAGGTTTATGGCAAAGGCGTTACCAGGACTGGGTAAAACCAGCTATACCTTATGCTTTATTTGCTTGTATGGTATTGGGCACAGGGGTTATCATGGGTGCTTTTTGGGCATACGAGTCGCTAAACTTTGGCGGTTTTTGGGCCTGGGACCCGGTAGAGAATGCTTCTATTTTTGCATGGCTGGTGCTGGTAGCCGCTGTACACGTGCTTATTGTGTTTAAAAACACAGGCCATTCATACTTTACAGCTACGTTATTAACCTTACTTAGCTTTGTGTTGGTTTGGTATTCATCGTTCCTGGCGCGTAGTGGCGTATTGGGCGATTCATCAGTACACGCCTTTACCGATCTGGGTTTGTTTTGGCAGCTGGTAATAGGGGTAATGGTGTTTTTAGTGATAACCGTTTATCTGTTGGTATCCCGCTGGAAAGAGCTTCCCATCACTAAAAAGGATGAAGAAACCTACTCGCGCGAGTTTTGGATGTTTGTGGGCGCTGTGTTTATGGGCCTGTCATGTTTCCATTTGATAATTGTAACCTCTATACCGGTTTGGAACTTAATGTTCGGTACCAAATTTGCCCCACCTGTTGATCCTGTTAAGCATTATAACGTAATACAGGCATCGTTTGCAGTAGTGGTTACGTTACTTACAGGTTTTACACAATTTTTAAAGTACAAAAAAACCGATGTAACCAGGTTTTTTATCACCACTATAATTTACCTGGTATTTGCCGCTTTAATAACCGCTTTAATAGCATTTGGCACAGGTGTTTATAAATTACACTTTGTGTTTATACTGGTGATGCTTTGCTCGGTATACTCGGTAGTTGCCAATGCTAAAGTTTTGGCCGATGCCATGAAGGGTAAGTTTAAACTGGCCGGTTCGGCCATAGCGCATATAGGTTTTGGCCTGATGCTGGTTGGCGCATTAATATCGGCAGGTACAAAAAGGGTAATATCTGAAAACCTTACCGGCGAGCAGTACAGCGAGGATTTTGCCAAAACAGAGAACCCTAAAGAAAATATACTGCTGTACAAGAACGAGCCGCTTAAAATGGGCGACTACAGCGTTACCTTCACCGGTGATACCATAGAGGGGCTTAACCATTACTTTAACATAAACTATACACGGTTAGATGCAAAGGGCAACAAAACCGAAGAGTTTAACTTAAGGCCAAATGTAATAGTTGCAGGTGATGCAGGCTTATCATCATCGCCCGATACCAAGCACTATTTGTTGCATGACCTGTATACGCATGTAACCATGACCAATATTATCAGTAACGACCCTAAAGCAGCTGAAGAGCAACAACACGGCGCAAATACTGATGATAGTGATTATGATGCCCCTGTAGCGCACCAAATTGCTATTGGCGACACCATACCTTACCGCGATGGTATTATTGTTTTAAAACGGTTAAATAAGAACGCAAAGATCCAGGATATCCCGCTTACGCAGAACGATATAGCTATAGGCGCGCAAATTGAGGTGATAACGCATGGTAAAACCTATAAGGCCGAGCCTGTTTACTTAATTAAGGGTAAAAGCGTGTACGACTTTGGTAAAAAGGTTGAAGATGCCGGCTTAAAGCTAAGCTTTACCAAGATTATACCGGGTAAAACACCAGGCGAAGGAAAGGTAGAGATAACCGTTTATACCCAGCCCGAAAGCAAGAAAAAGTTTATTGTAATGAAAGCCATCGAGTTTCCTTACATCAACTTTTTATGGGCAGGCACCATCATCATGGTTATTGGTTTCTTCATATCTATTTTACGCAGAAATAAGGAATTGAAGACGGTTTAG
- a CDS encoding cytochrome c maturation protein CcmE gives MKKSSILGIIVIAVAIAVIISTYSTSSTYGSFNDAKKTGSELHVVGHLNKQKALFYDATKDANYFSFYMKDNKGEECKVIVTGTKPQDFERSEQIVLTGKMKGNEFHASHILLKCPSKYTDGKLNVTEVSARKSASI, from the coding sequence ATGAAGAAAAGCTCGATATTAGGTATTATTGTTATTGCAGTAGCAATAGCGGTTATCATCAGTACATATTCAACCTCAAGCACTTATGGTTCTTTTAACGATGCCAAAAAAACAGGTAGCGAATTACACGTGGTTGGCCACTTAAACAAGCAAAAAGCACTGTTTTATGATGCTACAAAGGATGCTAACTACTTCTCTTTTTACATGAAAGACAATAAAGGCGAGGAGTGTAAGGTAATTGTTACCGGCACCAAACCGCAGGATTTTGAACGTTCGGAGCAAATTGTATTAACCGGGAAGATGAAGGGCAACGAGTTTCATGCATCTCATATTTTGTTAAAATGCCCGTCTAAATACACGGATGGCAAACTAAACGTTACAGAAGTAAGCGCTAGAAAAAGCGCGAGTATATAA
- a CDS encoding Glu/Leu/Phe/Val dehydrogenase, which translates to MNINNPTADQNTHFFGDVCKNFDHAAQFTKHDAGLLDQIKSCNSVYRFRFPIRKGNGFEVIDAWRVEHSHHQSPTKGGIRYSEMVNEDEVMALAALMTYKCAIVNVPFGGAKGGIKINPKNYTVGELENITRRYTVELIKKNFIGPSIDVPAPDYGSGEREMSWIADTYATMNPGQLDALGAVTGKPIALHGIAGRREATGRGVAIAIRECVGVAEDMQKLGLTTGLSGKKIIVQGLGNVGYYSAKFLSEFGAVIVGLCEFEGAIYNEDGLDVEAVFQHRKATGSILGYAGAKKEFKNTMDGLEQPCDILVPAALENQITIQNIGSIKAKIIAEGANGPTSPEAEAAFYKNGGMIIPDMYANAGGVTVSYFEWLKNLSHVAFGRMNRRFEENSNLNLVNMVEGITGTSLSPIQRSTIIKGASELELVNSGLEDTMIRSYHEIREIYKNNPKVETLRNAAMVGAINKIAVSYMNLGVWP; encoded by the coding sequence ATGAATATCAATAATCCGACTGCTGATCAAAATACTCACTTTTTTGGTGATGTATGTAAAAACTTTGATCATGCGGCGCAATTTACAAAGCATGATGCGGGTTTGTTAGACCAAATAAAATCATGTAACAGCGTTTACCGTTTTCGTTTCCCAATACGCAAAGGCAATGGTTTTGAAGTAATAGATGCATGGCGTGTAGAGCACTCGCATCACCAATCGCCAACAAAGGGCGGTATACGCTACAGCGAAATGGTGAACGAGGATGAGGTGATGGCGCTTGCCGCGTTAATGACCTATAAGTGTGCTATTGTAAACGTACCATTTGGCGGTGCAAAGGGCGGTATTAAAATAAACCCTAAAAACTATACCGTAGGCGAGCTGGAAAACATTACCCGCCGCTATACAGTGGAGCTGATAAAAAAGAACTTTATAGGCCCCAGCATTGATGTGCCTGCCCCTGATTATGGATCGGGCGAGCGCGAGATGAGCTGGATTGCCGATACCTATGCTACCATGAACCCAGGTCAACTGGATGCTTTGGGTGCTGTAACAGGCAAGCCAATTGCCTTACATGGTATAGCAGGCCGCCGCGAGGCTACAGGCCGTGGTGTGGCTATAGCCATACGCGAGTGTGTTGGCGTTGCCGAGGATATGCAGAAATTGGGTTTAACCACCGGTTTATCGGGCAAAAAAATAATTGTACAGGGCTTGGGTAATGTGGGTTATTACTCGGCTAAGTTCCTGTCGGAGTTTGGCGCGGTAATAGTTGGCCTTTGCGAGTTTGAAGGCGCTATTTACAACGAGGATGGATTGGATGTAGAAGCCGTGTTTCAGCACCGCAAAGCAACCGGGTCTATATTAGGCTATGCCGGCGCTAAAAAAGAGTTTAAAAATACTATGGATGGTCTTGAGCAGCCATGCGATATTTTGGTGCCTGCCGCTTTAGAGAACCAGATAACCATACAAAACATAGGCAGCATAAAGGCTAAAATCATAGCCGAAGGCGCTAACGGCCCTACATCACCCGAAGCTGAAGCCGCTTTCTACAAAAATGGCGGTATGATCATCCCGGATATGTATGCCAATGCCGGTGGTGTTACCGTATCGTATTTTGAGTGGTTAAAAAACCTGAGTCACGTTGCCTTTGGCCGCATGAACCGTAGGTTCGAAGAAAACTCTAACCTTAACCTGGTAAACATGGTAGAGGGTATTACCGGTACATCGTTATCGCCAATACAACGCTCAACCATCATCAAAGGCGCATCAGAGCTTGAGCTGGTAAATTCCGGTTTAGAGGATACCATGATACGATCATACCACGAGATAAGGGAGATATACAAAAACAACCCTAAGGTAGAAACCCTGCGTAATGCAGCTATGGTAGGCGCTATTAATAAAATAGCCGTATCGTACATGAACCTTGGCGTTTGGCCATGA
- a CDS encoding CcmD family protein has product MKKLIVLLAFVMSFVSAFAQTQSVEMADSFRSSGKIYVVIATIVIIFIGLAIYLFNIDRRLKKLEK; this is encoded by the coding sequence ATGAAAAAGTTAATTGTTTTATTGGCCTTTGTAATGAGTTTTGTTAGCGCCTTCGCGCAAACCCAATCGGTTGAAATGGCCGACAGCTTTCGTAGTTCTGGTAAAATTTATGTGGTAATAGCTACCATCGTTATCATATTTATTGGCCTGGCTATTTACCTGTTCAACATCGACCGCAGGTTAAAGAAACTCGAAAAATAA